One Streptomyces mobaraensis NBRC 13819 = DSM 40847 DNA segment encodes these proteins:
- a CDS encoding non-ribosomal peptide synthetase: MTPAADTTHPLSPAQRSMWFLHRLAPEVPAYNICTAIELTGTPRPAALRDVVRRLGRRHEALRTVFPSVGETPRQRVTDRAAPLRTVDLTHLTPAAAEAETARTLRCAAARPFRLDTGPLAEWTLLRRAPGHALLVLSVHHIVFDGGSLHVVCRELEEAYGAALAGRPDPLGTPAPGYGRQCRTRAAEQDEAGREFWRRELSGAPPRTTVFRGTGRPAGPPARATVHYGTDDPAPTADFCREHAVTGYVLLLAALACLVARYTGRTDVVIGSPVGLREDPEGLATVGPMLNLLPLRLRLHGDPGFGEVLARTRETLLGALEHRTTPFEDIVDAVGADRDPDVSPLFQILFAHERPPAPPALPGVRARVVPVPAPAAKYELAVTATETPDGLRLIVEAEHGHGEPAELAAFARHFGVLLAAGVRAPDTPLSRLPLLTDEERRRLTDTTAPRTAPEAPYRPLHRLVEESAARRPDALAVVGGTRHLSYRELNGRANRRAAWLRRAGIGTEDVVGVRLERGPELLVSLLAVLKAGAAYLPVDPALPAERVRLMLDDARAALLLTETALGTPPAPAGTPVHHVDGPPPPARPGDDADHAGPDLPTSLAYLLYTSGSTGRPKAVALQHDSAAAFLRWAGRAFDGGELAAVLATTSAGFDLSVFELFAPLAHGGTVVLADSALHVPALPWAPAATLLNTVPSAAAALLDADGLPDGLTAVNLAGEPLTAELAARLHARLPKAAVRNLYGPTEATTYATAALVPAGGTGAPAIGRALGAARVWTADDLQRPLPGAVVGELLIGGTAPARGYLGRPGPTADAFRPDPTGPPGSRLYRTGDLAVRRPDGRFVFLGRKDEQIKLRGVRIEPGEVEAALRQCAPVAAAAVVLAGTTAENHRLVGFVTPSPGARVDPERTLAALRSRLPAALVPAALVVCDALPLTANGKTDRAALARRARGHRPDHGAYAPPRTRVEKAVAAIWREVLGAERIGIHQGFFDAGGTSLSLLRLHHRLVASVHPGLRLADVFRLPTVAALAAFVDGQEDARETAVGDAALRAGRRRAAVAARRRKGGGR; the protein is encoded by the coding sequence ATGACCCCGGCCGCCGACACCACCCACCCGCTCTCGCCGGCCCAGCGCAGCATGTGGTTCCTGCACCGGCTCGCGCCCGAGGTGCCCGCCTACAACATCTGCACCGCCATCGAGCTCACCGGCACACCGCGCCCGGCGGCGCTGCGGGACGTGGTACGGCGGCTCGGCCGCAGGCACGAGGCGCTGCGCACGGTGTTCCCGTCGGTGGGGGAGACCCCCCGCCAACGGGTCACCGACCGGGCGGCGCCCCTGCGGACCGTGGACCTCACCCACCTGACCCCCGCCGCCGCCGAGGCCGAGACCGCACGGACGCTACGGTGCGCCGCCGCCCGGCCGTTCCGGCTCGACACCGGCCCCCTGGCGGAATGGACCCTGCTGCGCCGCGCCCCCGGCCACGCGCTGCTCGTCCTCTCCGTCCACCACATCGTCTTCGACGGCGGCTCGCTCCACGTGGTCTGCCGCGAACTGGAGGAGGCGTACGGAGCGGCCCTCGCCGGGCGCCCGGACCCCCTCGGCACACCCGCGCCGGGCTACGGACGGCAGTGCCGGACGCGGGCGGCGGAACAGGACGAGGCCGGGCGGGAGTTCTGGCGCCGCGAACTGTCCGGCGCGCCACCCCGCACGACCGTCTTCCGGGGCACCGGCCGGCCCGCCGGACCGCCCGCCCGCGCCACCGTCCACTACGGCACCGACGATCCGGCCCCGACCGCGGACTTCTGCCGCGAGCACGCCGTCACCGGCTACGTGCTGCTGCTCGCGGCCCTCGCCTGCCTGGTCGCCCGGTACACCGGCCGGACGGACGTGGTGATCGGCTCACCCGTCGGACTGCGCGAGGACCCCGAAGGGCTCGCCACCGTCGGCCCGATGCTCAACCTGCTGCCGCTGCGCCTCCGGCTGCACGGCGACCCCGGCTTCGGCGAGGTCCTGGCCCGCACCCGGGAGACGCTGCTCGGCGCGCTGGAGCACCGCACCACACCGTTCGAGGACATCGTCGACGCGGTGGGCGCCGACCGGGACCCGGACGTCAGCCCCCTCTTCCAGATCCTCTTCGCCCACGAACGCCCCCCGGCCCCACCCGCGTTACCGGGCGTCCGCGCCCGCGTCGTACCCGTCCCCGCCCCGGCCGCCAAGTACGAGCTCGCCGTCACCGCCACCGAGACGCCCGACGGGCTCCGGCTGATCGTCGAGGCGGAGCACGGACACGGGGAACCGGCCGAACTCGCCGCCTTCGCCCGCCACTTCGGCGTCCTGCTGGCCGCCGGGGTCCGCGCGCCGGACACACCGCTGAGCCGCCTGCCGCTGCTCACCGACGAGGAGCGGCGCCGGCTCACCGACACCACGGCCCCCCGCACCGCGCCGGAGGCCCCCTACCGCCCCCTGCACCGGCTGGTCGAGGAGTCCGCCGCCCGCCGGCCCGACGCCCTGGCGGTCGTCGGCGGCACGCGTCACCTCAGCTACCGGGAGCTGAACGGCCGCGCCAACCGGCGTGCCGCCTGGCTGCGCCGCGCGGGCATCGGCACCGAGGACGTGGTCGGCGTCCGGCTGGAACGCGGCCCGGAACTCCTCGTCTCGCTCCTCGCCGTCCTCAAGGCCGGCGCCGCCTACCTGCCCGTCGACCCGGCGCTGCCCGCCGAGCGGGTACGGCTGATGCTCGACGACGCCCGGGCCGCGCTGCTGCTCACCGAGACCGCGCTCGGCACCCCGCCGGCCCCGGCCGGCACCCCCGTGCACCACGTGGACGGACCGCCACCGCCGGCCCGGCCCGGGGACGACGCCGACCACGCCGGCCCCGACCTGCCCACCAGCCTCGCCTACCTCCTCTACACGTCCGGCTCGACGGGCCGGCCCAAGGCCGTGGCCCTCCAGCACGACAGCGCCGCGGCGTTCCTGCGCTGGGCGGGCCGCGCCTTCGACGGCGGGGAGCTGGCCGCCGTCCTGGCCACCACCTCCGCCGGCTTCGACCTGTCGGTCTTCGAGCTGTTCGCCCCCCTGGCCCACGGCGGCACCGTCGTCCTCGCCGACAGCGCCCTGCACGTGCCCGCCCTGCCCTGGGCGCCCGCGGCCACGCTCCTGAACACCGTGCCCTCCGCGGCCGCCGCCCTGCTGGACGCCGACGGCCTGCCGGACGGTCTGACGGCCGTCAACCTGGCGGGCGAGCCCCTGACCGCGGAGCTGGCCGCCCGGCTGCACGCCCGCCTGCCGAAGGCCGCCGTCCGCAACCTCTACGGCCCCACGGAGGCCACCACCTACGCCACCGCGGCCCTCGTGCCCGCGGGCGGCACCGGGGCGCCGGCCATCGGCCGGGCGCTCGGCGCGGCCCGCGTGTGGACCGCCGACGACCTGCAGCGCCCCCTCCCCGGCGCGGTCGTCGGTGAACTCCTCATCGGCGGTACGGCCCCGGCCCGCGGCTACCTCGGCCGGCCGGGACCGACCGCCGACGCCTTCCGGCCCGACCCGACGGGACCGCCCGGCTCCCGGCTCTACCGCACCGGGGACCTGGCCGTACGCCGCCCCGACGGCCGGTTCGTGTTCCTCGGCCGCAAGGACGAGCAGATCAAACTCCGCGGGGTGCGCATCGAACCGGGCGAGGTGGAAGCCGCCCTCCGCCAGTGCGCGCCGGTCGCCGCGGCCGCCGTCGTGCTCGCCGGGACCACCGCGGAGAACCACCGCCTCGTCGGCTTCGTCACCCCTTCGCCCGGCGCCCGCGTCGACCCCGAACGCACCCTCGCCGCGCTGCGTTCGCGCCTGCCCGCCGCCCTCGTGCCCGCCGCGCTGGTGGTGTGCGACGCCCTGCCGCTGACCGCCAACGGGAAGACCGACCGGGCCGCCCTCGCCCGGCGGGCGCGCGGACACCGGCCGGACCACGGCGCGTACGCCCCGCCCCGCACCCGCGTCGAGAAGGCGGTCGCCGCGATCTGGCGCGAGGTGCTCGGAGCCGAACGGATCGGGATCCACCAGGGGTTCTTCGACGCGGGCGGCACCTCCCTGTCGCTGCTGCGCCTTCACCACCGGCTGGTCGCGTCCGTCCATCCCGGCCTCCGGCTCGCCGACGTCTTCCGGCTGCCGACCGTCGCCGCGCTCGCCGCGTTCGTGGACGGGCAGGAGGACGCGCGCGAGACGGCCGTCGGCGACGCGGCCCTCCGGGCCGGCCGGCGCCGCGCCGCGGTGGCCGCGCGCCGCAGGAAAGGCGGCGGACGATGA